The DNA sequence GGCTTCGCTGGCGTCGTCCACAATCTGAATCAGGTTTAGGTCGGCGGCCGAGATGTTATTCTCCTGGTCGAGCATCACATCGGTAATCCATTTAAACAAGCCGTTCCAATAGGCCGAGCCCACCAGCACGATGGGGAAGCGGCCGATTTTCTTGGTTTGGATGAGCGTGATGGCTTCAAATAGCTCGTCGAGCGTACCAAAGCCGCCGGGCATGCCCACGAAGGCCTGGGCGTACTTCACAAACATCACCTTGCGCACAAAGAAGTAGTCGAAGTTGATGCACTTGTCCTGGTCGATGTAGATGTTGTGGGTTTGCTCGAAAGGCAACTCGATGTTGAGGCCTACCGACTTGCCACCCTCGGCGCGGGCGCCCTTGTTGCCGGCTTCCATGATGCCGGGGCCCCCGCCGGTGATGACGCCGTAGCCATGGCGCACCAGCTTCGAGGCAATTTCCTCGGCCATCTGGTAGTATTGGTTGTCGGGCTTGGTGCGGGCCGAGCCGAAGATGCTCACGCAGGGCCCGATTTTGGACATCTTCTCAAAGCCCTCCACAAACTCGGCCATGATTTTGAAGAT is a window from the Hymenobacter nivis genome containing:
- a CDS encoding TIGR00730 family Rossman fold protein, which encodes MREQAHGQGNTTVAVDDEQRLRKAFVDKDWNEIKIADSWQIFKIMAEFVEGFEKMSKIGPCVSIFGSARTKPDNQYYQMAEEIASKLVRHGYGVITGGGPGIMEAGNKGARAEGGKSVGLNIELPFEQTHNIYIDQDKCINFDYFFVRKVMFVKYAQAFVGMPGGFGTLDELFEAITLIQTKKIGRFPIVLVGSAYWNGLFKWITDVMLDQENNISAADLNLIQIVDDASEAVKIIDDFYHKYSLSPNF